Below is a window of Methylosinus sp. PW1 DNA.
CGAGGGACACCGCGCCGCGACCTTCCTTCGCCGCCTGCTCCATCGCCTCGAGAATGCGACGAGCCTTCTTCACTTCCGCCTCGGACGGGGTGAAGACCTGATTGGCCAGATCGATCTGCGAGGGATGAATCGCCCACTTGCCCTCGAAGCCGAGAACCGCGGCGCGCTTGGCGGCGGCGATATAGCCATCGGGATCGCCGAAGTCGCCGAAGGGGCCGTCGATCGGACGCAGGCCATAGGCGCGCGCGGCGACGAGGAAGCGCGTCTGCGCCGCATGCCACTGGTCGGCCCAGAAATACTGGCGATTGCCCTCGGCGTCCTTGTCCGAGAGAATGCCGTAATCCGGGTTCACGCCGCCGATGACAGTGGTGCGGGCGCGAGTCGAGGCCGCATAGTCGGCGACGCCGAAGGAGAGCGCCTCGTTGCGCTTGCTCGCCTGGGCGATCGCCTCGACATTGGCGAGGCCGAGCGCGGTTTCGATCAAGAGCTCGAAGCCGATGCGCTTGGTGCGCTTCTTATACTGCTCGATCTGCGTGACCAGCACGTCGATCGCATAGACGTCCTGAGGCACGCCGACCTTGGGGATCAGCACAACGTCGAGACGCGGGCAGTTCTCGACCACATCGACCACGTCGCGATAGGCGTAGTGCGTGTCCAAGCCGTTGATGCGCAGCGTCAGCGTCTTCGTGCCCCAATCGATCTCATTGAGGCCCTGGATGATGTTCTTGCGCGCCTGCTCCTTGTCGTCCGGAGCGACCGCGTCCTCGAGGTCGAGGAAGACCTGGTCGGCCTTGGAGGCCGCGGCCTTCTCGAACATGCCGGGGGCGGAGCCCGGAACGGCCAGCTCGGAGCGATGGAGACGCGGCGTCGCCTGCTCGATCAAAGTGAAACTCATGATGACTCCCTTTCCCTGTGTAAGAGCTTATCCGGTGGCGCCGAGGCCGGCGGCGATGCAGCTGATCGACAGCAGCAGAGCCGACTTGTATTCCTCCTTCAGCGCTTCCTCTTCGGTGGTGCGGAACAGGCGCAGCAATTCCACCTGCTCGCGGTTGACCTCGTTGATGGTGGCGAGGCGATGCGCGAGCCGCGCCTGATAGTCGATGAAGCGCGCGCCGATCTCGCCGCCGCCGGTGATGCGCAGCACGCTCTCGCAAGTGAGGTGATATTCGGCCTCGATCGCCGAAAAGATTTTCTTGCGCACGGCCTCGTCGGCGACCAGCGAGGCGTATTGCCGCGCAATGGAGAGATCGACCATCGCCAGCGTCTTCTCCACCTCGTCGAGAATGAGGCGGAAGAGGCGCGAATCCTCGAACATGCGATGCAGCAGCTGCAGGCCGCGCTCGCCGCGCACCTCGATGAAGCTGGTGAGGCCGGAGCCGACGCCATACCAGCCGGTGATGGCGTGACGATTCTGCGCCCAGGCGAAGACCCAAGGGATGGCGCGCAGATCGGCGAGGCTGCGCGCGCCGAAGCGCCGCGCCGGCCGCGAGCCGATATTGAGCAGCGAGATTTCCTCGAGCGGGCTCGCCGCCTGGAAATAGGCCACGAGATCGGGATCGGCGATGAATTTGCCATAGGCCGCGAGCGAGGCGCCGGAGAGCGCCTCCAGCGCATCGTCGAATTCCGCGCGCGGAACCAGCGCATCCTCGCGCTCGGACTTCAGCGCATGAGCGAAGACGCTGCTCGCCAGCAGCTCCAGCTGATAGGAGGCCGTGCCGCGATTGGCGTATTTGAAGGAGACGACCTCGCCCTGCTCCGTCACACGGAAGCGGCCGCGAATGGAGCCCGCCGGCTGCGCGGCGATGGCGTGTCCCGTCGGCGCGCCGCCGCGGCTGACCGAGCCGCCGCGGCCGTGGAAAAAGGCGATGGCGACGCCCAGCTCCTCGCCGAGGCGAGTGAGCTTGAATTGCGCTTTCGCGAGCTCCCAGTTGGACGACATGAAGCCGCCGTCCTTATTGGAGTCGGAATAGCCGATCATCACCTCTTGC
It encodes the following:
- a CDS encoding CoA ester lyase, with translation MSFTLIEQATPRLHRSELAVPGSAPGMFEKAAASKADQVFLDLEDAVAPDDKEQARKNIIQGLNEIDWGTKTLTLRINGLDTHYAYRDVVDVVENCPRLDVVLIPKVGVPQDVYAIDVLVTQIEQYKKRTKRIGFELLIETALGLANVEAIAQASKRNEALSFGVADYAASTRARTTVIGGVNPDYGILSDKDAEGNRQYFWADQWHAAQTRFLVAARAYGLRPIDGPFGDFGDPDGYIAAAKRAAVLGFEGKWAIHPSQIDLANQVFTPSEAEVKKARRILEAMEQAAKEGRGAVSLDGRLIDIASIRMAQALIDKADQIGAA